A single region of the Syntrophotaleaceae bacterium genome encodes:
- the hypF gene encoding carbamoyltransferase HypF produces the protein MNSRLRVRVQGIVQGVGFRPFVYRLAVSLALRGWVMNTPGGVVLEVQGPAQRLEQFVFELRDQAPPLAVINAIQSEEIEPVDEEDFVIHASGGSGDEVQIAPDGDVCKDCLTEMFDPADRRFRYPFINCTNCGPRYSIVRGVPYDRPLTTMADFDLCQACLDEYRDPLHRRFHAQPIACPECGPQLRLQDNRGQDIAGDPLETAVDLLRQGRILAVKGLGGYQLAVDAVNQEAVAELRRRKRRDQKPFALMVSDLEAAEAIAECDATAARLLQGPERPIVLLPKRPLNVIAPLVAPGNGYFGVMLPCTPLHHLLLRGRFGALVMTSGNLSDEPICYRDQEALARLAEIADAFLSHNRAIHVRSDDSVIRVFRGQPVFLRRARGYAPRPVTLPAAQKSVLAVGAELKGTICLTRGDQAFVSQHLGDLRNTETLASLEETAKHLQRILKIDPQVVVHDLHPDYLSTGYAEVLGELPKLAVQHHHAHLASCMAEHRLEGEVIGVIFDGTGFGSDGTIWGGEFLVGGYRSFERSGYLRPLPLPGGDAAVRQPWRMALSWLYRLFGSHLYDLNLPCTRQLSPGEESLFLQMLEKGINAPLTSSCGRLFDAVASLLDLRQQVAYEGQAAIELEALAETAAPTGEPWPFAIVEEAGYWVLDFAELMRKLLEEQRQGAPQNQLARRFHHSLAAAAGDLCEKVRAETGLERVVLSGGVFQNRLLTEELCHILEDRKFRVYTQRLVPPNDGGLALGQAVIAGRSELCV, from the coding sequence GTGAACAGTCGGCTGCGTGTGCGGGTTCAGGGCATCGTCCAGGGGGTCGGCTTTCGCCCCTTTGTATACCGCCTGGCGGTGTCCCTTGCCTTGCGCGGATGGGTCATGAACACTCCGGGCGGAGTGGTACTGGAGGTTCAGGGGCCAGCGCAGAGGCTCGAACAGTTCGTCTTCGAACTGCGCGACCAGGCCCCCCCTCTTGCTGTGATCAACGCCATCCAAAGCGAGGAGATCGAGCCGGTCGACGAAGAGGATTTTGTCATTCATGCCAGCGGCGGCAGCGGTGACGAGGTCCAGATTGCTCCGGACGGGGACGTCTGCAAGGATTGTCTGACCGAAATGTTCGACCCTGCAGACCGACGCTTCCGCTACCCCTTCATCAACTGCACCAACTGCGGACCCCGTTACTCCATTGTGCGGGGCGTCCCTTACGATCGGCCCCTGACCACCATGGCCGATTTCGACCTGTGCCAAGCCTGTCTTGACGAATATCGGGACCCGCTGCACCGCCGCTTTCATGCACAACCGATCGCCTGCCCCGAATGCGGCCCGCAATTGCGACTGCAGGACAATCGGGGGCAGGACATCGCCGGCGATCCTTTGGAAACCGCTGTCGATCTGCTGCGGCAAGGTCGCATTCTGGCGGTAAAGGGTCTGGGCGGCTACCAACTCGCCGTGGACGCCGTCAACCAGGAGGCTGTGGCGGAACTCCGGCGGCGCAAAAGACGCGACCAGAAACCTTTTGCCCTCATGGTGTCTGACCTGGAAGCTGCCGAGGCGATTGCCGAATGCGACGCCACGGCCGCCCGGCTGCTGCAGGGACCCGAGCGGCCCATCGTGCTGCTGCCCAAACGGCCCCTCAACGTCATCGCCCCGCTGGTGGCCCCGGGCAACGGCTACTTCGGGGTGATGCTGCCCTGCACGCCGCTCCACCACCTGCTGCTGCGCGGTCGGTTCGGTGCCCTGGTCATGACCAGCGGCAATCTCAGCGACGAGCCGATCTGTTATCGGGACCAGGAGGCCCTGGCCCGGTTGGCGGAGATTGCCGACGCTTTTCTGAGCCATAACCGGGCGATCCACGTCCGCAGCGACGACTCGGTGATCCGGGTGTTTCGCGGCCAGCCCGTGTTCCTGCGCCGCGCAAGGGGCTACGCACCGCGGCCGGTGACCCTCCCCGCTGCCCAGAAAAGCGTGCTGGCGGTGGGCGCCGAGCTCAAGGGCACCATCTGCCTGACCCGCGGCGACCAGGCTTTTGTCAGCCAGCACCTCGGCGACCTGCGGAACACGGAAACCCTGGCGTCCCTGGAGGAGACGGCAAAACACCTGCAGCGGATTCTGAAGATCGACCCCCAGGTGGTGGTTCATGATCTGCACCCCGACTACCTCTCAACCGGCTACGCCGAGGTCTTGGGCGAGCTGCCGAAGCTGGCCGTGCAGCACCATCACGCCCATCTCGCTTCCTGCATGGCCGAACACCGCCTGGAGGGCGAAGTCATCGGCGTGATCTTCGACGGCACCGGCTTTGGCAGCGACGGCACCATCTGGGGAGGGGAATTTCTGGTCGGCGGCTACCGGTCTTTCGAGCGCAGCGGCTACCTGCGCCCCCTGCCCTTGCCCGGAGGAGACGCGGCGGTGCGCCAACCCTGGCGCATGGCCCTGTCCTGGCTTTATCGTCTGTTCGGCAGCCATCTGTACGATCTGAACCTGCCCTGCACCAGGCAACTTTCGCCGGGAGAAGAATCGCTGTTCCTGCAGATGCTGGAGAAAGGGATCAACGCCCCGCTCACATCCAGTTGCGGGAGGCTGTTCGACGCCGTGGCCAGCCTGCTCGACCTGCGCCAGCAGGTGGCCTACGAGGGTCAGGCGGCCATAGAGCTGGAGGCCCTGGCCGAAACCGCTGCGCCGACCGGTGAACCCTGGCCTTTCGCCATCGTCGAGGAGGCGGGATACTGGGTGCTCGACTTCGCCGAGCTGATGCGCAAGCTGCTGGAGGAACAGCGGCAGGGCGCACCGCAGAACCAGTTGGCCCGGCGCTTTCACCACAGCCTGGCGGCCGCTGCAGGAGACCTCTGCGAAAAAGTCCGAGCGGAGACAGGCCTGGAGCGGGTGGTTCTCTCCGGCGGCGTGTTCCAGAACCGGCTGCTCACCGAGGAGCTGTGCCACATTCTTGAAGACAGAAAATTTCGGGTCTACACCCAGCGCCTGGTACCGCCCAACGACGGCGGGCTGGCCCTGGGGCAGGCCGTTATCGCGGGACGGAGTGAGCTATGTGTCTAG
- the hypB gene encoding hydrogenase nickel incorporation protein HypB, translating into MCTGCGCGSESQHHHHHHHEHPVEDRQARVVSVETDILAKNDRLAAGNRARFAEQGLFVLNLVSSPGSGKTTLLEKTLRDLQGFCAFAVIEGDQQTDNDARRIAATGVPVKQVNTGAGCHLDAHMVAHAVEIFQLEALDSVLIENVGNLVCPATFDLGEHHKVVVLSVTEGEDKPLKYPAMFHNADLMLLNKVDLLPHLDFDVEQCKAFARKVNPEIRIFEVSAKSGQGMEAWYAWLREGISRCKEQRRVS; encoded by the coding sequence ATGTGTACCGGCTGCGGCTGCGGTTCCGAATCGCAGCATCATCACCATCATCATCACGAGCATCCGGTCGAAGACCGGCAGGCCCGGGTTGTTTCCGTCGAAACGGACATTCTGGCAAAAAATGACCGGCTGGCCGCCGGGAACCGGGCTCGCTTCGCCGAGCAGGGGCTGTTCGTCCTCAACCTGGTCAGTTCCCCCGGATCGGGAAAAACCACCCTGCTGGAAAAGACCCTGCGGGACCTTCAAGGTTTCTGTGCCTTCGCGGTCATCGAAGGGGACCAGCAGACTGACAACGACGCTCGGCGCATCGCGGCAACGGGAGTGCCGGTCAAACAGGTCAACACCGGTGCCGGCTGTCACCTCGATGCCCACATGGTCGCTCACGCCGTTGAGATTTTCCAACTGGAGGCGCTCGACAGCGTGCTGATCGAAAACGTCGGCAATCTTGTCTGCCCGGCGACTTTCGACCTCGGCGAACACCACAAGGTGGTGGTCCTGAGCGTCACCGAGGGCGAAGACAAGCCTCTCAAGTACCCGGCCATGTTTCACAACGCGGATCTGATGCTGCTCAACAAGGTCGACCTGCTGCCTCATCTCGATTTCGACGTGGAGCAGTGCAAGGCCTTCGCCCGAAAGGTCAATCCGGAGATCCGCATCTTCGAAGTCTCCGCCAAATCAGGCCAGGGCATGGAGGCGTGGTATGCCTGGCTTCGGGAGGGCATTTCACGGTGCAAGGAGCAGCGCAGGGTCTCGTGA
- a CDS encoding twin-arginine translocase TatA/TatE family subunit — MFNIGMPELLIIMGLALVILGPRKLPELARALGKGLAEFKRATNALHEPLIPTEQRPDPKSRTAARIDRGDPERRPTLVADNDPGPEESASAEDKP; from the coding sequence ATGTTCAATATCGGAATGCCCGAGCTTCTGATAATCATGGGCCTCGCCCTTGTCATTCTCGGGCCGCGCAAGCTCCCGGAACTGGCCCGCGCCCTGGGGAAGGGATTGGCGGAATTCAAGCGCGCGACCAACGCCCTGCATGAACCGCTGATCCCCACCGAACAACGCCCCGATCCGAAGAGCAGGACAGCGGCTCGCATCGACCGGGGCGACCCGGAACGCCGGCCGACTTTGGTGGCCGACAACGATCCCGGACCTGAGGAGTCCGCCTCCGCAGAAGACAAGCCCTGA
- a CDS encoding ankyrin repeat domain-containing protein, with protein MRKLFGLVYLGLNAALLATVAILAAQSQVSASQGAGWPWLLPPAFGMLCGYGLYRGWVGRVRGLLIALSLLISAGAILIPLLVSPRLQALEQQHQGAKLLEANENTQRFFDALLAGNLALVEQLIDEGMNINTRDATGQSALHLAKERNMVQLLLQRGAETEARDDLGMTPLFNKDTVLAEMLLAAGSDLEARSDQGNTPFLWHAYSGYLEGLQFLKARGANVRACNADGKNALDIARQFQPETAACAYLETLDIPPCQ; from the coding sequence ATGCGTAAACTATTCGGACTGGTCTATCTCGGCCTGAACGCGGCGCTGCTGGCGACGGTCGCCATTCTGGCAGCACAGTCCCAGGTTTCGGCGTCGCAAGGGGCGGGTTGGCCCTGGCTGTTGCCGCCCGCCTTTGGCATGCTCTGCGGCTACGGGCTCTATCGCGGCTGGGTCGGCCGCGTCCGGGGGCTGCTCATCGCCCTGAGCCTGCTCATCAGTGCCGGGGCAATCCTTATCCCCCTGCTCGTCTCTCCTCGCCTGCAGGCTCTTGAGCAGCAGCACCAGGGCGCGAAACTACTGGAAGCGAATGAAAACACGCAGCGTTTTTTCGATGCCTTGCTGGCGGGCAATCTTGCTCTTGTCGAACAATTGATCGACGAGGGCATGAACATCAACACCAGGGATGCCACCGGACAAAGCGCCCTTCACCTTGCCAAAGAACGGAACATGGTGCAACTACTGCTGCAGCGGGGAGCCGAGACGGAGGCCCGGGACGATCTCGGCATGACCCCACTGTTCAACAAGGACACAGTCCTCGCCGAAATGCTGCTTGCGGCCGGGTCCGACCTGGAAGCCCGTAGCGACCAGGGGAATACGCCCTTTCTCTGGCACGCCTACAGTGGCTACCTCGAGGGCCTGCAATTCCTGAAAGCTAGAGGTGCGAATGTCAGGGCCTGCAACGCTGACGGCAAAAACGCCCTGGATATCGCCCGGCAATTCCAACCGGAAACGGCAGCGTGCGCCTACCTGGAGACCCTTGACATTCCGCCCTGTCAATAG
- a CDS encoding twin-arginine translocase TatA/TatE family subunit, with amino-acid sequence MFGLGTAELTIILVMILIIFGAGKLPEIGGALGKGIKNFRKATEAKEEIESDVK; translated from the coding sequence ATGTTTGGACTGGGTACGGCAGAACTTACCATCATTCTGGTCATGATCCTGATCATTTTCGGTGCCGGAAAGCTGCCGGAAATCGGAGGGGCATTGGGCAAGGGGATCAAGAATTTCCGCAAAGCCACCGAAGCCAAGGAAGAGATCGAATCGGACGTTAAATAA
- a CDS encoding hydrogenase maturation protease: protein MKTLILGIGNLLLTDEGIGVHVARALSQETLPPDVTVLEIGTAFLEALPQISVAERIIIVDAMEGDHAPGTVYRVPFDDCLKPKVLASLHGFDLSRVLYMAGRSNQPEAVVIGVEPESIAWGIEPSVTLQQAMPTILKAVRAEMCR, encoded by the coding sequence ATGAAGACGCTCATTCTCGGCATCGGCAATCTGCTCTTGACCGACGAAGGTATCGGCGTGCACGTGGCCCGGGCTCTGAGTCAGGAGACTTTGCCGCCGGACGTGACCGTTCTGGAGATCGGCACCGCTTTTCTCGAAGCCTTGCCCCAAATCTCGGTCGCCGAACGCATTATCATTGTGGATGCCATGGAGGGCGATCATGCGCCCGGCACAGTCTACCGGGTGCCCTTCGATGATTGCTTGAAGCCCAAGGTGCTGGCATCCCTGCACGGCTTCGACCTGTCACGGGTCCTCTATATGGCAGGCCGGTCCAACCAGCCGGAAGCGGTGGTGATCGGTGTGGAACCGGAGAGCATCGCCTGGGGCATTGAGCCTTCGGTGACCCTGCAGCAGGCCATGCCGACGATCCTGAAGGCGGTGCGGGCGGAAATGTGCCGTTGA
- a CDS encoding hydrogenase small subunit encodes MRVTRRDFLKYCTASAAALGLQSALGPLNRVLAAGGGPPIIWLSAASCTGCTVSLANRFSTSGPVDLADLLINTINLAYHPNLMGAAGDLAVETLRSVDLDPFILAVEGGIPTAFNGKTCILWSENGYDITAMEAVNDLASRATRILSIGTCASYGGIAGAAPNPTSVRGVRDVTGRPVISIPGCPAHPDWVVWTIAQLLAGNNPSLDSSGRPTALYGSTVHSRCPRRGRAWANSLSETELCMNNLGCKGRITYSDCPTRKWNNGVNWCVGNDSLCEGCTQNGYPDQFAPLFSTRGALPRDHDGVRVDPPRTTCTSCHGQDVDD; translated from the coding sequence ATGAGAGTGACAAGACGGGACTTTTTGAAGTATTGCACCGCTTCTGCGGCCGCCTTGGGGCTGCAGTCCGCCCTCGGACCGCTTAATCGCGTGCTTGCCGCCGGTGGAGGACCCCCGATCATCTGGCTGTCGGCAGCCAGTTGCACCGGCTGCACCGTCTCTCTGGCCAACCGCTTTTCGACAAGCGGGCCCGTGGATCTGGCGGACCTGCTGATCAACACCATCAATCTCGCCTACCATCCCAATTTAATGGGCGCCGCCGGCGATCTGGCTGTGGAAACCCTGCGGAGCGTGGACCTGGATCCCTTCATTCTGGCTGTTGAAGGGGGCATCCCCACGGCATTCAACGGCAAGACCTGCATTCTCTGGTCGGAAAACGGATACGATATTACCGCCATGGAAGCGGTCAACGACCTGGCATCGCGAGCGACCCGGATTCTCTCAATAGGCACCTGCGCTTCCTACGGCGGGATCGCGGGCGCTGCTCCCAACCCGACCTCGGTCAGGGGGGTCAGGGACGTGACCGGCCGGCCGGTCATCAGCATTCCGGGCTGTCCGGCACACCCCGACTGGGTCGTCTGGACCATCGCCCAACTGCTCGCCGGCAACAACCCCAGTCTCGATTCCTCGGGCCGGCCCACCGCTCTTTACGGCAGCACAGTCCACAGTCGCTGTCCTCGGCGGGGACGGGCCTGGGCGAACTCCTTGAGCGAGACCGAACTGTGCATGAACAACCTCGGCTGCAAGGGGCGCATCACCTACTCCGATTGCCCGACCCGCAAATGGAACAACGGCGTCAACTGGTGCGTCGGCAACGATTCGCTCTGCGAGGGCTGCACCCAGAATGGTTATCCGGACCAGTTCGCGCCCCTTTTCAGTACCCGGGGCGCTCTACCTAGAGACCACGACGGGGTGCGTGTCGATCCCCCCAGAACCACCTGTACCTCCTGTCATGGCCAGGATGTAGACGATTAG
- a CDS encoding energy-coupling factor ABC transporter permease yields MHIPDSMLQGAVCPASAGLGLLGMAVAAAVAIKSDEKPDPVRFAGVATLIFAAQMVNYPIIGGVSGHLLGAVLAAILLGPAFAVLAMGLVLAVQALLFADGGLLALGANLLNMALPAVAIGAPLHALLKRTTRPALQQALLVVVGGWLATMMAALTASIQVAAGGSVSFLEVSGVLLGHHAWIGLGEGLMSAVLYLALARQPEGSPHRERSLALAAVALLLAPWAASVPDALEATSVRFGLPFTNSLHFAPLADYAVPALSQGQLSTLVAGASGALLTFALARIMASPLQRPIASGRR; encoded by the coding sequence ATGCATATTCCCGATTCAATGCTTCAGGGTGCCGTCTGTCCGGCCAGCGCAGGTCTGGGTCTGCTCGGCATGGCCGTGGCTGCGGCTGTTGCCATCAAAAGCGATGAGAAACCGGATCCTGTCCGCTTTGCAGGAGTGGCGACCCTGATCTTCGCCGCCCAGATGGTCAACTATCCGATCATCGGCGGCGTCTCCGGGCATCTGCTCGGCGCCGTTCTGGCCGCCATCCTGCTTGGGCCTGCCTTCGCCGTGCTGGCCATGGGCCTGGTGCTGGCGGTACAGGCCCTGCTCTTCGCCGACGGCGGTCTGCTCGCCCTCGGAGCCAATCTGCTCAACATGGCCCTGCCCGCGGTCGCCATCGGTGCTCCCTTACACGCACTGCTGAAACGGACGACCCGCCCGGCGCTGCAACAAGCCCTGCTGGTGGTGGTCGGAGGCTGGCTGGCAACAATGATGGCTGCTCTGACTGCCAGCATCCAGGTGGCGGCGGGGGGGAGTGTCTCTTTCCTTGAGGTGTCCGGAGTTCTGCTCGGCCATCATGCCTGGATCGGACTTGGTGAAGGACTGATGAGTGCAGTCCTGTATCTTGCCCTGGCAAGGCAGCCCGAGGGGTCGCCTCACCGCGAGCGCTCCCTGGCTCTGGCGGCGGTTGCCCTGCTGCTGGCTCCCTGGGCCGCCAGCGTGCCGGATGCCCTGGAGGCGACATCGGTCCGTTTCGGTCTGCCCTTCACGAACAGCTTGCACTTTGCTCCCCTGGCCGATTATGCCGTTCCAGCGCTCAGTCAGGGGCAATTGAGCACTTTGGTGGCAGGAGCCTCCGGCGCCCTGTTGACCTTTGCCCTGGCCCGGATAATGGCCTCTCCGCTGCAGCGGCCCATTGCTTCCGGCCGAAGGTGA
- a CDS encoding NfeD family protein: MGNIPKVAYLRYLLMNLPGMIGLILVLILIGHWISLPGWMFWLILGLWIAKDFLLFPFVWRSYLPTDSTDSASLAGQKGVVKKRLDPGGYIEVRGELWRAERMSPGPPVEVGRIVHIRRREGLSLFVTEDDCGEIDKKQQ; this comes from the coding sequence ATGGGTAATATTCCGAAAGTCGCCTACTTGCGTTATCTGCTGATGAACCTTCCCGGCATGATCGGGCTGATCCTGGTTCTGATTCTGATCGGGCACTGGATTTCACTGCCCGGCTGGATGTTCTGGCTGATTCTCGGTCTCTGGATTGCCAAGGACTTTCTGCTGTTTCCCTTTGTCTGGCGCTCATACCTGCCAACCGATTCCACCGACAGTGCCTCTCTCGCCGGGCAGAAGGGGGTGGTGAAAAAACGGCTTGATCCCGGCGGTTATATCGAGGTGCGGGGCGAATTGTGGCGGGCCGAGCGCATGTCTCCGGGACCTCCGGTGGAGGTAGGAAGGATAGTCCACATACGAAGACGGGAAGGGCTTAGCCTGTTCGTGACTGAAGATGACTGCGGCGAAATCGATAAAAAACAGCAATGA
- a CDS encoding diguanylate cyclase → MEPVGYSDNDDFRSRIQDLEAENRRLSEICENLQATQDALEHVIGTANHKLLAAEMLSMELEQVFYSCADPTWVVRQDGIVVRANEAMLQFLGLARAEVVGSKCRELLKADICKEGICPLPVARRYKKSFKELDLERRSPEGKPLHYLVSASTLVTLDGSPGLVVQFKDITLRKEAEAALDRLARVDGLTQVANRRSFDEALDREWARLAREKSPLSLVLCDIDCFKKYNDHYGHQEGDECLRLVARALRTCANRPADLVARYGGEEFVFLLPNTPLEGALRIGEKAREAVQALGLKHEASDVESVVTLSLGAASLVPHPAGSAKDLVEAADEALYRAKNAGRNRIVAA, encoded by the coding sequence TTGGAACCGGTCGGTTATTCAGATAACGATGATTTCCGAAGCCGAATTCAAGATCTCGAGGCTGAAAACCGGCGGCTTTCGGAAATCTGTGAAAACCTGCAGGCCACCCAGGACGCTCTGGAGCATGTCATCGGCACCGCCAATCATAAACTTCTCGCGGCCGAGATGCTGAGCATGGAACTGGAGCAGGTTTTTTACTCCTGTGCCGACCCGACATGGGTTGTGCGGCAGGACGGTATTGTGGTGCGGGCCAACGAGGCCATGCTGCAGTTTTTGGGGCTGGCCCGGGCAGAGGTGGTCGGGAGCAAATGCAGGGAACTGTTGAAGGCGGATATCTGCAAAGAAGGGATCTGTCCACTTCCCGTGGCCAGACGTTATAAAAAAAGTTTCAAGGAACTCGATCTCGAGAGGCGAAGCCCGGAGGGCAAGCCCCTGCATTATCTGGTCAGCGCATCCACCCTGGTCACCCTGGACGGGTCACCGGGGCTTGTGGTTCAGTTCAAGGACATTACATTGCGCAAAGAGGCCGAGGCGGCTCTGGACCGACTGGCAAGGGTCGACGGACTCACCCAGGTCGCCAACCGCCGCTCCTTCGATGAGGCCCTGGATCGGGAGTGGGCAAGGCTTGCCCGCGAAAAATCTCCGCTCTCCCTGGTTTTGTGCGATATTGATTGCTTCAAGAAGTATAACGATCATTACGGGCATCAGGAAGGGGACGAATGCCTGCGCCTGGTGGCCCGAGCGCTCCGGACCTGCGCCAACCGACCGGCCGATCTGGTTGCCCGCTACGGCGGCGAGGAATTTGTTTTTCTGCTGCCGAACACCCCGCTGGAGGGCGCACTTCGAATCGGGGAAAAGGCCCGGGAGGCGGTCCAAGCGCTCGGCCTGAAGCACGAGGCTTCCGACGTGGAGTCCGTGGTCACCCTGAGCCTGGGAGCGGCGTCCCTGGTACCCCACCCGGCAGGATCCGCCAAGGATCTGGTAGAAGCCGCTGATGAAGCCCTCTACCGGGCCAAGAATGCCGGGCGCAACCGTATCGTGGCGGCATAA
- a CDS encoding hydrogenase maturation nickel metallochaperone HypA, with amino-acid sequence MHELSITQNIIDIGRNYAEGKRVLAVTVEIGRLSGVIPESVEFCFEACSKGTPMEGARLAIISIPGQARCRTCGKEQQVGSYYEACSACGDFGLEILAGTELRVKQLEVE; translated from the coding sequence ATGCATGAACTCTCCATTACCCAAAACATTATCGACATTGGCCGGAATTACGCCGAGGGCAAGAGGGTCCTTGCAGTGACGGTCGAAATTGGCCGGCTGAGCGGCGTGATCCCCGAATCGGTCGAATTCTGCTTCGAGGCATGCAGCAAAGGCACCCCCATGGAGGGGGCGCGCCTTGCCATCATTTCCATTCCCGGCCAGGCACGCTGCCGGACATGCGGCAAGGAGCAGCAGGTGGGATCCTATTACGAGGCCTGCAGCGCATGTGGCGACTTCGGCCTGGAGATTCTGGCCGGAACAGAACTGCGGGTCAAACAACTGGAGGTCGAATAA
- a CDS encoding nickel-dependent hydrogenase large subunit, with the protein MSKQREKIDQNQPHQDKESGTVATAAGIAALGAGAVLMATGCGGGGGGGDDSSPVGTTSPPPGGTTSGGTSGSTGIGIPASFTVIDPVTRIEGHLKVAVEIDTVNGVQQVTDARCTGTLFRGFEQILAGRDPRDAPYLTERICGVCPVSHGLAATMALEDAAAVAVPANARILRNLVLGANFLQSHILHFYLLAALDYVNAPPGAPWSPAWNIDLMRSGNLQRISSNLPAAITMRRKAHEMGAIFGGKMPHPSAFQAGGMTAKPTSSTIGAFTNYLDELAQFIDRVYIPDVQLLQSVYDEYSDIGKGHGHLMAYGVFDLDDRANPNRLLRRGVVNDSAPNSVQTLSTSNIREQVSFSWYANSTDDRHPAGGSTVAVDPSAKPDAYSWLKAPRYDGKPMECGPLARMWVNGDYWAGVSVMDRHMARALEAQKIADAMFDWLDQLVVGNPVYNSYSSGFSQTGEGLTEAPRGALGHWVSTAASSTRSPTGGPAIGHYQIITPTCWNASPMDGNSMRGPIEEALVGTPVQDASQPVEVLRVIHSFDPCMSCAVHVMRPDGKPEVVAHAGVRG; encoded by the coding sequence ATGTCGAAACAGCGGGAAAAGATTGACCAGAATCAGCCCCATCAGGACAAGGAAAGTGGAACCGTCGCCACCGCAGCGGGCATTGCCGCTCTCGGCGCGGGCGCGGTCCTGATGGCAACAGGATGTGGCGGTGGAGGTGGCGGTGGCGACGACAGTAGCCCGGTCGGCACGACCAGCCCTCCCCCCGGCGGCACCACCTCCGGCGGCACATCCGGCAGTACCGGCATCGGAATCCCCGCGTCCTTTACTGTTATCGATCCGGTCACCCGTATCGAAGGCCACCTCAAGGTTGCGGTTGAAATCGATACGGTGAATGGCGTGCAGCAGGTTACCGACGCCCGCTGTACCGGCACCCTGTTCCGTGGTTTCGAGCAGATTCTGGCCGGCCGCGATCCCAGGGATGCACCCTATCTTACCGAACGCATTTGCGGGGTCTGCCCCGTCTCCCATGGCCTGGCCGCCACCATGGCCCTGGAGGACGCGGCCGCCGTCGCTGTTCCAGCCAACGCCCGCATCCTGCGCAATCTGGTGCTTGGAGCCAACTTTCTGCAATCCCATATCCTCCATTTCTACCTGTTGGCCGCCCTCGACTATGTGAACGCCCCACCCGGCGCCCCCTGGTCCCCGGCCTGGAACATCGACCTGATGCGCAGCGGCAACCTTCAGCGAATCAGCAGCAACCTCCCCGCCGCCATCACCATGCGCCGCAAAGCTCATGAAATGGGAGCGATTTTCGGCGGCAAGATGCCGCATCCCTCCGCCTTTCAGGCCGGCGGCATGACCGCAAAACCGACCTCGTCAACCATAGGTGCCTTTACCAACTACCTGGATGAACTGGCACAGTTCATCGACAGGGTCTACATTCCGGACGTTCAGCTGCTGCAATCTGTCTACGACGAATACAGCGATATCGGCAAGGGTCACGGACATCTGATGGCCTACGGCGTCTTTGATCTGGACGACCGAGCCAATCCGAACCGTCTCCTGCGCCGGGGGGTCGTCAATGATTCGGCGCCCAACAGTGTGCAGACGCTGTCGACAAGCAATATCCGGGAACAGGTCAGTTTCTCCTGGTATGCCAACTCCACCGACGACAGACACCCGGCCGGCGGCAGTACCGTGGCGGTGGACCCCTCCGCTAAACCTGATGCCTATTCCTGGCTCAAGGCGCCGCGCTATGACGGCAAGCCGATGGAGTGCGGTCCCCTCGCCCGCATGTGGGTCAATGGCGACTACTGGGCTGGGGTGTCGGTCATGGATCGACACATGGCCCGCGCTTTGGAGGCGCAGAAGATTGCCGATGCCATGTTCGACTGGCTGGATCAGCTGGTGGTCGGCAACCCCGTCTACAACAGCTACAGCAGCGGCTTCAGCCAGACGGGCGAGGGTCTTACCGAAGCGCCCCGCGGTGCTCTGGGGCATTGGGTGAGCACGGCCGCGAGCAGCACCCGTTCGCCAACCGGCGGGCCGGCCATCGGTCATTACCAGATCATCACTCCGACCTGCTGGAATGCTTCGCCGATGGATGGCAACTCGATGCGGGGACCTATTGAAGAGGCCCTGGTCGGCACGCCCGTGCAGGATGCCTCACAGCCGGTGGAAGTCCTGCGGGTGATCCATTCCTTCGACCCCTGCATGTCCTGCGCCGTCCATGTGATGAGGCCGGACGGAAAACCAGAGGTTGTCGCCCATGCAGGTGTCAGGGGCTGA